The Solicola gregarius DNA window CTTCATGGGGTCGAGTTGCAGACCCCAATCCGAACTGAGACCGGCTTTTTGGGATTCGCTCCACCTTGCGGATTCGCAGCCCATTGTACCGGCCATTGTAGCATGCTTGAAGCCCTGGACATAAGGGGCATGATGACTTGACCTCATCCCCACCTTCCTCCGAGTTGACCCCGGCAGTCTCCTATGAGTCCCCACCATTACGTGCTGGCAACATAGGACGAGGGTTGCGCTCGTTGCGGGACTTAACCCAACATCTCACGACACGAGCTGACGACAGCCATGCACCACCTGTATAGGGCCCTTACGGACCTCATATCTCTATGAGTTTTCCCTATATGTCAAACCCAGGTAAGGTTCTTCGCGTTGCATCGAATTAATCAGCATGCTCCGCCGCTTGTGCGGGCCCCCGTCAATTCCTTTGAGTTTTAGCCTTGCGGCCGTACTCCCCAGGCGGGGCGCTTAATGCGTTAGCTGCGGCACGGAACTCGTGGAAATGAGCCCCACACCTAGCGCCCAACGTTTACGGCATGGACTACCAGGGTATCTAATCCTGTTCGCTCCCCATGCTTTCGCTCCTCAGCGTCAGAATAGGCCCAGAGAACCGCCTTCGCCACCGGTGTTCCTCCTGATATCTGCGCATTCCACCGCTACACCAGGAATTCCGTTCTCCCCTGCCTACCTCTAGTCTGCCCGTATCGGAAGCACGAACAGGGTTAAGCCCTGAGTTTTCACTTCCGACGTGACAAACCGCCTACGAGCCCTTTACGCCCAATAATTCCGGACAACGCTCGCACCCTACGTATTACCGCGGCTGCTGGCACGTAGTTGGCCGGTGCTTCTTCTGCAGGTACCGTCACTTTCGCTTCGTCCCTGCTGAAAGAGGTTTACAACCCGAAGGCCGTCATCCCTCACGCGGCGTTGCTGGATCAGGCTTTCGCCCATTGTCCAATATTCCCCACTGCTGCCTCCCGTAGGAGTCTGGGCCGTGTCTCAGTCCCAGTGTGGCCGGTCACCCTCTCAGGCCGGCTACCCGTCGTCGCCTTGGTGAGCCATTACCTCACCAACAAGCTGATAGGCCGCGAGCTCATCCTTCACCGCCGGAGCTTTCAACCACCGAAGATGCCATCGGTGGTGGTATCCGGTATTAGCCCCAGTTTCCCGGGGTTATCCCAATGTGAAGGGCAGATTGCTCACGTGTTACTCACCCGTTCGCCGCTCGTGTACTCCCGAAGGAGCCTTACCGCTCGACTTGCATGTGTTAAGCACGCCGCCAGCGTTCGTCCTGAGCCAGGATCAAACTCTCCGTTGAAGACTTGCCATCACCGCCGAAGCGATGACGAAAATCTACGGTTTGTTGATGCCTGACAAATTACTTGCTGACAAATAATTTTGTCTGGAATCGATCCATCGATCATTGAGCCGAAGCTCGCCGATCGACGGGGTATAACTGACTAAATCGTCGACTTTTGGCACACTGTTGAGTTCTCAAGGATCAGACGCACACCTTCGCGTAGACCTTGCGGTCATCCGCTCCGGGGCAACTCGTCTAACTTACCGGATCGCCCTGACCCGGTCAAATCCGGGGCTGGCTGCTCCGTCCCCGCCCATGAGGCAGCGACCGCGACGACTCCGAGTCGTAACTCGAAGGCCTCGGTCGAGGCTTCCTTTGGGGGGAGTCACCCGAGCCGGCCACCCGACCTTCCGGCCTTGTGTCCCGCCGCTCTCGGCGACAGACAGAACATTACGCACACGTGCACAGGGGGTCAAATCGGGGTCCCCTTGACCCGTCGGAACACCGCGTTTTCGCAGGTCAGCGCGTTGCGCTGTTTGCACGGCACGGTTTCGTGAGTGGTGCGGCCACCTGCTGCCACCGCTCAGTGCGCCTCTACTCCGGCGACGGATCGCTTCCCCTTGCGCAGTACTCCGTACCGCTCATGGAGCAGGCCGGCCTTTGCGAGTGGCAGATCGGGATCGGTCACTCGTTCGTTGTTCACGTACGCGCCGCCGTCGCGGACTGCGCGGCGCCCTGCCGAGAGGCTCTCGACGAGCTCGGTCCGGACAAGCGCATCGAGCACGGTGTCGTCGGCCGCCATCGGGACGAGACCGGCTTCGCTCAGAGCGGCCCGCAGTGTCGACTCCGGAAGGGCGGCGAGCTCGCCTCGCCCGAACAATGCGGCCGAGGCCTGCTCCGCGGCGTCGGTCTCGGCGTCGCCGTGCACGATGCGCGTCACCTCGGATGCGAGTCGTCGCTGTGCCGCCCGGGCGCCGGGCCGCTCGCTGTGCTCGGTCATCAGGGCATCGACCTCGTCGACGCCGAGAAACGTGAACTGCTTGAGGTACTCGCCCACCTTCACGTCCTCCGCCTGGATCCACGACTGGTAGAACGCGTACGGCGAGGTCAGCTCCGGGTCGATCCAGACAGTGCCGGACTCGGTCTTGCCGAACTTCGTGCCATCGGCCTTCGTGATCAACGGAGTTGCCATCGCGTGCACCCGGTCGCCATCGGCCCGACGGACCAGCTCGACGCCGGCGGTGATGTTGCCCCACTGATCGCTACCTCCGGTCTGCAGTACGCAGCCGTACCGACGATGGAGCTCGAGGTAGTCCAACGACTGCAGTAGTACGTAGCTGAACTCGGTGTAGCTGATGCCCGACTCGACACGAGTGCTGACCACCTGGCGGTCGAGCATCCGGTTCACCGGGAAGTGCTTGCCGACATCGCGCAGGAAGTCGAGTACGTTGATCTCCTGGGTCCAGTCGAGGTTGTTCACCACCGTCGCCGCGTGCTCACCGTCGAGGTCGACGTAGCGCGACACCTGGTCGCGGATGCGTTGCACCCACTCGGCGACGACCTCCTTCGGGTTCATCACGCGCTCGCCGGTCTCCTTCGGATCGCCGATGAGGCCCGTGGAGCCACCGACGAGGATCAGCGGACGGTGTCCGGCGAGCTGAAGGCGCCGCGCGGTCAACAACTGCAGCAGATTGCCGATGTGGAGGCTGGGCGCCGACGGGTCGAAGCCCACATAGAACGCGATCGACCCGCCCGACAGCTCGGTACGAAGCGCGTCACGCTCCGTCGAGTGCGCGATCAGCCCGCGCGCGTCGAGATCGTCGAGTACGTGTGTCACGTGCGTCTCCTCCGGAGTCGTCTGGTATCCACCCGATTGTCCCCTACGCCGGCGCACGCGGGCTGCGGCGGTACGCCGAGACGGACGGCTCGCCATCGAGCCAGAACCGCCACGGCACGTCCGCCGCGAGGCGTACGCCGACCCGGTGCCCCGTCCCAACTCGCGCCGAGTCGACGGTCGCGCCCGGACGGAGGCGTACGGGACCATCCCCGATGAGGTCCGCGCCGTATTGCTCACTACTGAGTCCGAGCGCCTGAGCGAGACAGCCGGGTCCGCGGGCGAGTGCGCGCTCGGCGACGCGCGGCCCGCGGCGCTCGCGGGCGAGATCGTGGCCCTCGACGACCCGGCCGGCACGCAAGAGGACGGCACTCGCACGCCCGTCGACGCCGGTGACGACGTTGCAGCACCAGTGGATGCCGTACGAGCGATAGGTGTAGAGATGGCCCGCGACCCCGAACATCACCGCGTTGCGACCGGTCGGGCCGCGATACGCATGCGAGGCGGGGTCCGCCTCGCCGAGGTAGGCCTCCACCTCCGTCAGCACGATCGCGACCGTGCCGTCCTGGGTCGTATGGCGGAGCGTCCACCCGAGCAGGTCGGGTGCGACCTCGTCGGCAGGTCGCGTCAGCCGCTCACGTACCTGCGCCTCACTCATCACGAACCAGAGTCTCCCGCAGCCGCCGACACCGTCGCGAGCACGGGCCGAGTCGACCGGTCGTGGCGTCCCTCGTCGCAACCGGGAATCGTCGTGGATAGACTCGTGCTCGGCCACGCCCGCGACCTAATGGACGCCGCACTGTGACGCACAAAGCCTTTCTCCACGTAGGCCCACCGAAGACGGGAACCACGTACCTGCAGAGCCTTCTGCACCGCAACCGGCAAGTGCTCCGGGGTCGGGGTCTGCTCGTCGTGCGGCGTACGAAACAGCACTACGACGCCGCGAGCGAGATCACGCAACGCAAGGCTGCACGCGCCTCCAAGGTGCCCACCGGCGTGTGGGCGTCACTGGTCAAGGACGCGCTCCACTTCGAGGGTGACGCGGTGCTGTCCCACGAGCGCTACTCGCTTGCGACGACAGAGCAGAACGAGCGCATCCGCGACGACCTCGCCGGACGCGAGCTGCACGTCATCTTCACGCTGCGCGACCTCACCGGCGTCGTCTCCGCCGACTGGCAGGAGTCGGTGAAGAACGGCTCTGCCGGTACCTGGCCGGCGTTCTGCAAGTCGGTCGTCGACGACGATGCCCGGCTGCTGCGCAAACGTACGCGCGCATTGCGCAGCCTGCGGTCGTGGGCGAAGGTCCTGCCACCCGAGCAGATCCACGTCGTGACGGTGCCGCCGTCCGGCTCACCGCGGGAGCTGCTGTGGGAGCGCTTCTGCTCGGTCCTCGGTGTCGACCCCGAAGGTACGTCGACGACACAGCCGCGGGGCAACCAGTCGATGGGTCAGGTCGAGGTCGAGCTGCTTCGCAGGGTGAACGAGCTGCCGGAGTCGGAGCTGTCCGTGCACGACCGCCGGCCCGAGCTCAAGCACTTCCTGGCAGAAGAGGCCCTGAACCAGCGCTCCGGAAAGACCCGGGTGTCGATCGACCGCGCGACGTTCGACACGGCGCGCCGCGAGTCGCGTGCCATCGCCCGGCAGGTCAGCAAGCTCGGCTTCGACGTGGTCGGCGACCTCGATGACCTCACCAGTGCGAAGTTCAAGGAACCACCGCCGGATGCGAACGAGGTCGCCGACGCCGAGCTCCTCGACGCGGCGATCGACGCGATCGCAGCGCTTGCACGGCGGTCGGCCCGACGCGGTCGCAAGATCGCCCAGCTGGAGGCCGCCGCGAAGGACGAGGGTCTGATCCAGAAGGTTGCGCGCAAGGCGAAGTCGTAGGTCAGGCGCGCAGGCGCGCCACCGCGTCGGCCAGCTCGTCGAGCTGCTCCCCCACCCGGACCGGTGCGGTACCGCCGCGGCCGTCACGGGAGGCGATCGATCCTTCGACGCTCAGCACCTCGCGTACGCCGGGCGTCAGGTGCGGTGAGATCTCTGCCAGGTCGGCGTCGGTGAGGTCCCACAGCTCCTTGTCGGCCGCCTCGCACGCGCGTACGCACGCACCGGACAGCTCGTGCGCCTCGCGGAACGGGACCCCTTCGCGTACGAGCCACTCGGCGACGTCCGTCGCGAGCGAGAACCCCTGCGGTGCAAGTGCCTCCATGCGTTCGGTGTTGAAGCGCAGGGTCGCGATCATTCCCGCGAACGCCGGCAGCAGGACCTTGAGCGTCTCGATCGAGTCGACCGCCGGCTCCTTGTCCTCCTGCAGGTCGCGGTTGTACGCGAGTGGCAGCGCCTTGAGCGTCGTGAGCAGCCCGCTCAGGTTGCCGACGAGCCGGCCGGCCTTGCCGCGCGCCAGCTCGGCGATGTCGGGGTTCTTCTTCTGCGGCATGATGCTCGACCCGGTCGAGTACGCGTCGTGGAGTACGACGAAGTCGAACTCCTTCGTCGCCCAGATGATGACCTCCTCGGCCAGCCGCGACACGTCGATGCCGATCATCGCCGTGACGAAGCCGAACTCCGCCGCGAAGTCGCGCGCGGCCGTGCCGTCGATGGAGTTGGCGCTCGACCCGTCGAAGCCGAGATCGGCCGCAACCCGCTCGGGGTCGAGCCCGAGGGAGGAACCCGCAAGCGCCCCCGAGCCGTACGGCGAGTCAGTCGCCAGCCGCGCATCCCAGTCGCGCAGCCGCTGCACATCGCGTACGAGCGGCCACGCGTGCGCCAGCAGGTGGTGCGACAGCAGCACGGGCTGTGCGTGCTGCAGGTGCGTACGCCCCGGCATCGCGACGCCGAGATGGGTACGGGCGTGGCTAGCGAGCGCCTCGACGACGTCGAGCACGAGGCCCGAGATCGTCCGTGCCTGGTCGCGAAGGTACATCTTGAACAGCGTCGCCACCTGGTCGTTGCGCGACCGTCCGGCGCGCAGCCGGCCGCCGAGCTCGGAGCCGAGTCGCTCCAGCAGACCGCGCTCGAGTGCGCTGTGCACGTCCTCGTCACCGTCGGCGGCGGTGAACGCGCCCGAGTCGACGTCCGCGGCGAGTGCGTCGAGGCCGGCAAGCATCGCCGTGAGGTCGTCGTCGCTCAGCAGGCCCGCCCGGGCGAGCACTCGGGCATGCGCGCGCGAGCCGGCCAGGTCGTACGGCGCGAGCCGCCAGTCGAAATCCGTCGACTTCGACAGCGCGGCGAGCTCGGGTGATGGCCCGCCCTCGAACCGCGCGCCCCACAGTTTCTGATCGCTCATCATGAGTCCCTCGCGGTAGGTCCGGCGTGCTGCGGGTCTGCGGCCACGGCCGCCAGAGCCGTGAACCGGCGGGCGACGTCCTCGCCGCCGTCGGGTTCGCGGGTGATGACCAGCACCGTGTCGTCGCCCGCGATCGTGCCGAGCAGGTCGTCGCCCTCGGCATGGTCGATCGCCGACGCGAAGAACTGCGCCGCGCCGGGCGGCGTGCGGAGCACGACGAGGTTCGCGGACGCATCGGCCGAGACCAGCAGCTCGTGCGCGAGCCGGGCCAACCGCGACTGCGCCGCGTGGCTCAGGGTGCCCGCGATGTGCGTACGATCGCCGCCCTCCCCCGGCACGGCGTACACGAGCGCTCCCGTCTCGTCGCGCACCTTGACGGCGTCGAGCTCGACGAGGTCGCGCGACAGCGTGGTCTGGGTGACGTCGACGCCCTCCGCTGCGAGCAGATCGGCCAGGTGTGCCTGCGACCTGACCTGCTGGCGCCCGAGCAGATCGACGACCAGCTGCTGGCGAGCACCCTTGGTCGACGGGATCGTCATCCGCGCTCCCCCTCGGCCAGCAGCCAGGTGAGCAGCGCCTTCTGGGCGTGCAGCCGGTTCTCGGCCTCGTCCCAGATGACGCTCTGCGTGCCGTCGAGGACGTCCGCGTCTATCTCGTAGCCTCGGTACGCGGGTAGGTCGTGCAGCACGATCGCGTCGGAGGCCGCGAGCCGCATCGTCTCCTTCGTGATCGCGTACGGCCGCAGCGTCTGGATACGCTCGGACTGCTCGTCACTGTCTTGTCGCGCTCGTCGACCCGCTCGTCCCTCGCTCTCTCCTCGCCGCTCCACCTCCTGGCCCATCGAGACCCAGGTGTCGGTCGCGACGACGTCGGCTCCCGAGACCGCCTTCGCGATGTCATCGGTGACGAGCACCGACCCATCGGTCGCGTCCGCGATCCGCTCGGCGGCGGCGACGACGTCGGCGCGGGGCGACAGTGACTCCGGACACCCGATGCGTACGTTGAGCCCGGCCGTTGCACCGGCCAGCAGGTGCGAGTGCGCCATGTTGTTGGCGCCGTCGCCGACGTACGCGAGGGTCAGGCCGGCCAGTCGGCCCTTGTGCTGACGCACCACTTGCAGGTCTGCCAGCAGCTGGCACGGGTGGAAGTCGTCGCTCAGCGCATTCACCACGGGTACGGACGCGACCGCGGCCATGTCGTCGAGGTCGGACTGCGCGAACGTGCGCCACACGATCGCGTCGGTCATGCGATCGAGCACGCGCGCGGTGTCTGCGACCGGCTCGCCCCGCCCGCGCTGCGTCGCGCCCGCGTCCAGGACGACCGCGTTGCCACCGAGCTCGGCGATGCCGACGGCGAACGAGACGCGCGTACGCGTGGAGGGCTTGTCGAACAACACCGCCACCGACCGCGGGCCGTCGAGCGGGCGACGGTGGAAGCGGTCGTTACGGAACGCGTCGGCGAGGTCGAGGATCGCGGTCTGCTCGGCGGGCGTGATGTCGTCGTCACGCAGGAAGTGCCTCATAGGGGTGTCTCTTTCAGGACGGCGGCGAGGATCGCGACGGCCCGATCGGCCTGCTCCTCTGTGAGGACGAACGGGGGCGCGAGCCGTAGTCGCGCGGGCCCGCAGGCGTTGAGGATGAGCCCCGCGGCGAGGGAGCGGTCGTGCACTGCTGCGGCGATCTCGGTGTCGAGGCCGATCCCGATCAGCAGGCCGCGGCCGGACACATCGCGTACGTGGGGCAGGCCGGATACGGCGTCTCGCAGCCGCCGGCCGAGCGTTGCCGCATGGTCGAGGAGGGCGTCCTTCTCGATGGTGTCGAGGACCGCGAGTGCCGCGGC harbors:
- a CDS encoding arginine repressor, with amino-acid sequence MTIPSTKGARQQLVVDLLGRQQVRSQAHLADLLAAEGVDVTQTTLSRDLVELDAVKVRDETGALVYAVPGEGGDRTHIAGTLSHAAQSRLARLAHELLVSADASANLVVLRTPPGAAQFFASAIDHAEGDDLLGTIAGDDTVLVITREPDGGEDVARRFTALAAVAADPQHAGPTARDS
- the argH gene encoding argininosuccinate lyase: MSDQKLWGARFEGGPSPELAALSKSTDFDWRLAPYDLAGSRAHARVLARAGLLSDDDLTAMLAGLDALAADVDSGAFTAADGDEDVHSALERGLLERLGSELGGRLRAGRSRNDQVATLFKMYLRDQARTISGLVLDVVEALASHARTHLGVAMPGRTHLQHAQPVLLSHHLLAHAWPLVRDVQRLRDWDARLATDSPYGSGALAGSSLGLDPERVAADLGFDGSSANSIDGTAARDFAAEFGFVTAMIGIDVSRLAEEVIIWATKEFDFVVLHDAYSTGSSIMPQKKNPDIAELARGKAGRLVGNLSGLLTTLKALPLAYNRDLQEDKEPAVDSIETLKVLLPAFAGMIATLRFNTERMEALAPQGFSLATDVAEWLVREGVPFREAHELSGACVRACEAADKELWDLTDADLAEISPHLTPGVREVLSVEGSIASRDGRGGTAPVRVGEQLDELADAVARLRA
- a CDS encoding ornithine carbamoyltransferase, producing MRHFLRDDDITPAEQTAILDLADAFRNDRFHRRPLDGPRSVAVLFDKPSTRTRVSFAVGIAELGGNAVVLDAGATQRGRGEPVADTARVLDRMTDAIVWRTFAQSDLDDMAAVASVPVVNALSDDFHPCQLLADLQVVRQHKGRLAGLTLAYVGDGANNMAHSHLLAGATAGLNVRIGCPESLSPRADVVAAAERIADATDGSVLVTDDIAKAVSGADVVATDTWVSMGQEVERRGESEGRAGRRARQDSDEQSERIQTLRPYAITKETMRLAASDAIVLHDLPAYRGYEIDADVLDGTQSVIWDEAENRLHAQKALLTWLLAEGERG
- the tyrS gene encoding tyrosine--tRNA ligase, which gives rise to MTHVLDDLDARGLIAHSTERDALRTELSGGSIAFYVGFDPSAPSLHIGNLLQLLTARRLQLAGHRPLILVGGSTGLIGDPKETGERVMNPKEVVAEWVQRIRDQVSRYVDLDGEHAATVVNNLDWTQEINVLDFLRDVGKHFPVNRMLDRQVVSTRVESGISYTEFSYVLLQSLDYLELHRRYGCVLQTGGSDQWGNITAGVELVRRADGDRVHAMATPLITKADGTKFGKTESGTVWIDPELTSPYAFYQSWIQAEDVKVGEYLKQFTFLGVDEVDALMTEHSERPGARAAQRRLASEVTRIVHGDAETDAAEQASAALFGRGELAALPESTLRAALSEAGLVPMAADDTVLDALVRTELVESLSAGRRAVRDGGAYVNNERVTDPDLPLAKAGLLHERYGVLRKGKRSVAGVEAH
- a CDS encoding DNA-3-methyladenine glycosylase, which codes for MSEAQVRERLTRPADEVAPDLLGWTLRHTTQDGTVAIVLTEVEAYLGEADPASHAYRGPTGRNAVMFGVAGHLYTYRSYGIHWCCNVVTGVDGRASAVLLRAGRVVEGHDLARERRGPRVAERALARGPGCLAQALGLSSEQYGADLIGDGPVRLRPGATVDSARVGTGHRVGVRLAADVPWRFWLDGEPSVSAYRRSPRAPA